The following proteins come from a genomic window of Salvia hispanica cultivar TCC Black 2014 chromosome 4, UniMelb_Shisp_WGS_1.0, whole genome shotgun sequence:
- the LOC125224389 gene encoding late embryogenesis abundant protein 6 → MQSAKQKAADAAAVAKEHVEILRAKAQEKAEKAAAPTKEGREIAHERRKVKEAEAKMKMHTAKADHAADKLQAAQHGGLCGIGCNHPHRGYQEPYVGSAYPPTVAPAYPPGGYPPGWIPPK, encoded by the exons ATGCAATCAGCAAAACAAAAAGCCGCCGACGCCGCTGCCGTCGCTAAGGAGCACGTCGAAATTCTCAGAGCCAAAGCACAAGAAAAG GCGGAGAAAGCGGCGGCGCCGACCAAGGAAGGGAGAGAGATTGCTCATGAGAGGAGGAAGGTGAAGGAAGCCGAAGCGAAGATGAAGATGCACACTGCCAAAGCCGACCACGCTGCTGACAAGCTTCAAGCAGCGCAGCATGGAGGGCTTTGTGGTATTGGGTGCAACCATCCCCATCGCGGATATCAGGAGCCATATGTTGGCTCTGCCTACCCGCCAACTGTGGCTCCTGCCTATCCGCCTGGTGGCTATCCACCAGGCTGGATTCCCCCAAAGTGA
- the LOC125220372 gene encoding IST1-like protein codes for MAKLAVSRIANLKNRHTVKLNIARSDALLLLKEEGYPRLGLALTKAELAIIEQKKLDMYAIIEVYCRLLIERIDVIVDSKECPSDLKEMVASLIFAASRCGGLIPELEKIRQKLTSKYGKDFACSAIEIKNNCGVHPKMVSKSSSLPASMEAKENLLKKIAKDNNIAYHTSLKN; via the exons ATGGCCAAGCTCGCGGTCTCTAGAATCGCAAACCTGAAGAACCGTCACACCGTGAAGCTTAACATAGCGCGCTCAGACGCCCTCCTTCTGCTGAAAGAAGAAGGATATCCAAGACTAGGACTCGCCCTCACTAAa GCAGAGTTAGCCATCATCGAGCAGAAAAAATTGGACATGTACGCCATTATCGAGGTGTACTGCCGCCTCCTTATTGAGAGAATCGATGTGATCGTAGACAGCAA GGAATGCCCTAGTGATTTGAAGGAAATGGTTGCTAGCTTGATATTTGCTGCTTCAAGATGTGGAGGATTAATCCCAGAGCTGGAAAAGATTCGTCAAAAGCTCAcatccaaatatggaaaagattTTGCATGTAGTGccattgaaataaaaaataactgTGGAGTGCATCCGAAG atGGTTAGTAAGTCATCATCACTGCCAGCAAGCATGGAAGCAAAGGAGAATTTGCTCAAGAAAATCGCCAAAGATAATAACATCGCTTACCACACATCACTTAAGAATTAG